In a single window of the Carassius auratus strain Wakin unplaced genomic scaffold, ASM336829v1 scaf_tig00215261, whole genome shotgun sequence genome:
- the cipcb gene encoding CLOCK-interacting pacemaker gives MSSGLKDEAHMRDMAGFRNQRMEKSKPESERDSGFSDGGSVDQTDTDGVSQSSSRSSQLTAAVDRALSLSPVILMNNVLLQQSGENPSSLKPWAFSPSQEVVPRPQVVFLQPVVPQRPAPVHKGPLSKRRRHRKYLPILKSYPKIAPHPGDAARESSSASSSCSSSSVKSSSSSRDQNDSSASVQLPSALPASVESHAAKHRPESSDGTLNAHSFKSDKIKRFCNTYNILRRSGLLDITLRTKELIRQNRRTQTELDLLREHTDLFMQALQTGDSSIWSRLRTNMQEDDRGKDRTPPDPENMK, from the exons ATGAGCTCGGGGCTGAAGGATGAAGCTCACATGAGAGACATGGCCGGGTTTAGGAACCAAAGGATGGAGAAGTCCAAGCCGGAGTCTGAGAGGGACTCGGGTTTCTCAG acgGTGGCTCGGTGGATCAGACGGACACAGACGGTGTGTCACAGTCGTCCTCACGATCATCACAGCTGACCGCAGCGGTGGACCGAGCTCTGAGCCTCTCACCGGTCATCCTCATGAACAATGTGCTTCTACAGCAG TCTGGTGAGAACCCTTCGTCTCTGAAGCCCTGGGCCTTCAGTCCGTCGCAGGAAGTGGTTCCTCGTCCTCAGGTGGTCTTCCTTCAACCCGTCGTCCCGCAGAGACCCGCCCCGGTGCACAAGGGACCCCTGTCTAAACGCCGTCGGCACAGAAAGTACCTCCCTATCCTCAAATCCTACCCTAAAATCGCTCCTCATCCCGGAGACGCGGCGCGTGAGAGCAGCTCTGCTTCCAGTtcctgctcctcttcctcagtCAAGAGCTCGTCTTCCTCACGAGATCAGAACGACTCGTCTGCTAGTGTGCAGTTACCCAGCGCTCTTCCAGCGTCCGTCGAGTCACATGCGGCCAAACACAGACCCGAATCCTCAGACGGGACACTTAATGCACACTCCTTTAAATCAGACAAGATCAAGCGCTTCTGCAACACGTACAACATCCTCCGCAGGTCAGGGCTGCTGGACATCACGCTGCGCACGAAAGAGCTGATCCGGCAGAACCGGCGGACGCAGACGGAGCTGGATCTCCTGCGAGAACACACCGACCTGTTCATGCAAGCGCTGCAGACCGGAGACTCGTCCATCTGGAGCCGGCTGAGGACGAACATGCAAGAGGACGACCGAGGGAAGGACAGGACGCCGCCAGACCCAGAGAACATGAAGTGA
- the pgfa gene encoding snake venom vascular endothelial growth factor toxin ICPP isoform X2, translating to MDTLNMKTLVCVSQLAVILLYVPLVQVLTILGNSHSKVMLFPEAWGRSQCRSLEQMVEVEQEYPGGVEHIYNPGCVPLLRCSGCCNDDKLTCFPASTHNISIQLLRITPAERSREYVLLSFLEHQSCECRPRRHHLRNQQRRRKGKRRRRRRGRMRIETQPGYDDHYGK from the exons ATGGACACTCTCAACATGAAGACATTGGTCTGTGTGTCGCAGCTGGCTGTGATTCTGCTCTACGTTCCTCTTGTACAG GTTTTAACCATTCTGGGCAATTCCCACTCCAAAG tgatgCTGTTCCCTGAGGCGTGGGGCCGCAGTCAGTGTCGTTCTCTGGAGCAGATGGTGGAGGTGGAGCAGGAGTATCCCGGAGGAGTCGAACACATCTATAATCCCGGCTGTGTGCCGCTGCTGCGCTGCTCCGGATGCTGCAACGATGACAAACTGACCTGTTTCCCCGCCAGCACACACAACATCAGCATCCAG CTGTTGAGAATCACCCCGGCGGAGAGGAGCAGAGAATATGTGCTGCTTTCCTTCCTGGAGCACCAGAGCTGTGAGTGCAG GCCCAGGCGACACCACCTGAGAAATCAGCA GAGGAGGCGGAAGGGCAAACGCAGGAGGAGACGGAGAGGAAGGATGAGGATTGAGACACAGCCGGG ATATGATGATCACTATGGCAAATAG
- the pgfa gene encoding snake venom vascular endothelial growth factor toxin ICPP isoform X1 → MDTLNMKTLVCVSQLAVILLYVPLVQVLTILGNSHSKVMLFPEAWGRSQCRSLEQMVEVEQEYPGGVEHIYNPGCVPLLRCSGCCNDDKLTCFPASTHNISIQLLRITPAERSREYVLLSFLEHQSCECRPRRHHLRNQHRRRRKGKRRRRRRGRMRIETQPGYDDHYGK, encoded by the exons ATGGACACTCTCAACATGAAGACATTGGTCTGTGTGTCGCAGCTGGCTGTGATTCTGCTCTACGTTCCTCTTGTACAG GTTTTAACCATTCTGGGCAATTCCCACTCCAAAG tgatgCTGTTCCCTGAGGCGTGGGGCCGCAGTCAGTGTCGTTCTCTGGAGCAGATGGTGGAGGTGGAGCAGGAGTATCCCGGAGGAGTCGAACACATCTATAATCCCGGCTGTGTGCCGCTGCTGCGCTGCTCCGGATGCTGCAACGATGACAAACTGACCTGTTTCCCCGCCAGCACACACAACATCAGCATCCAG CTGTTGAGAATCACCCCGGCGGAGAGGAGCAGAGAATATGTGCTGCTTTCCTTCCTGGAGCACCAGAGCTGTGAGTGCAG GCCCAGGCGACACCACCTGAGAAATCAGCA CAGGAGGAGGCGGAAGGGCAAACGCAGGAGGAGACGGAGAGGAAGGATGAGGATTGAGACACAGCCGGG ATATGATGATCACTATGGCAAATAG